Proteins from a genomic interval of Numenius arquata chromosome 18, bNumArq3.hap1.1, whole genome shotgun sequence:
- the NEK8 gene encoding serine/threonine-protein kinase Nek8, with the protein MEKYERIRVVGRGAFGIVHLCLRKADQKLVILKQIPVEQMSKDERLAAQNECQVLKLLSHPNVIEYYENFLEDKALMIAMEYAPGGTLAEFIHKRCNSLLDEDTILHFFVQILLALHHVHTKQILHRDLKTQNILLDKHRMIVKIGDFGISKILSSKSKAYTVVGTPCYISPELCEGKPYNQKSDIWALGCVLYELASLKRAFEAANLPALVLKIMSGTFAPISDRYSPDLRQLILSMLNLDPSKRPQLNEIMAQAICIRPLLNLYTDVGSVKMRRPEKPLAPVPTVTHSRTGGRVSSARPRGARGGSARTGIPPPLSSIYTWGSGITTPLRLPMLNTEVVQVSAGRTQKAGITKSGRLIMWEAPPMGAAGGPSLPGATEQLQPQFVSRFLEGQSGVTIKHVSCGDLFTACLTDRGIIMTFGSGSNGCLGHGNFTDVSQPKIVEALLGYEMVQVACGASHVLAVSNEREVFAWGRGDNGRLGLGTLECHNSPQQVTVPPEHEAQRVICGIDSSMVLTVKNQILACGSNRCNKLGLDRISSAEEPSPEDQVEEATMFTCAQSSPLNHEPIVCADIGTAHSAAVTASGQCYTFGSNQHGQLGTNSCRNSRVPHLVVGLQAMKVTVVACGDAFTVAIGADGEVCTWGKGARGRLGRKDEETGTPKPVQLEETHPYLVTSVACCHGNTLLAVKPAVEESPSQ; encoded by the exons ATGGAGAAATACGAGCGGATCCgggtggtggggagaggggccTTCGG CATTGTGCACCTGTGTCTGCGCAAGGCTGACCAGAAGCTGGTGATCCTGAAGCAGATCCCGGTGGAGCAGATGAGCAAGGACGAGCGGCTGGCAGCGCAGAACGAGTGCCAGGTCCTCAAGCTGCTCAGCCACCCCAATGTCATCGAGTACTACGAGAACTTCCTGGAGGACAAGGCACTCATGATTGCCATGGAGTACGCCCCAG GGGGCACGCTGGCGGAGTTTATTCATAAGCGCTGCAACTCTTTGCTGGATGAGGACACCATCTTGCACTTCTTTGTGCAGATCCTCCTGGCTCTTCACCACGTGCACACCAAGCAGATCCTGCACCGCGACCTGAAGACTCAGAACATCCTCTTGGACAAGCATCGCATGATTGTCAAGATCGGAGACTTCGGCATCTCCAAAATCTTGAGCAGCAAGAGTAAAGCCTACACG GTTGTGGGGACTCCATGCTACATCTCCCCAGAGCTCTGTGAAGGGAAGCCTTACAACCAGAAGAGTGATATCTGGGCTTTGGGCTGTGTGCTGTATGAACTCGCCAGCCTCAAGAGGGCTTTTGAAGCCGCG aATCTTCCTGCCTTAGTATTGAAGATCATGAGCGGCACGTTTGCCCCAATATCGGATAGATACAGCCCCGACCTGCGCCAGCTCATCCTCAGCATGCTGAACCTGGATCCTTCCAAGCGGCCCCAGCTAAATGAGATCATGGCCCAGGCCATCTGCATTCGGCCCCTTCTGAACCTCTACACCGATGTGGGCAGTGTCAAAATGAGAAG GCCTGAAAAACCCTTGGCTCCGGTGCCAACAGTGACCCACAGCCGGACGGGGGGACGAGTGAGCAGTGCCAGGCCGAGGG GTGCTCGAGGTGGTTCAGCCAGGACAGGAATCCCTCCTCCGCTGTCATCCATCTACACCTGGGGGAGCGGGATCACCACCCCCCTCCGCCTGCCCATGCTTAACACCGAGGTGGTGCAGGTGTCTGCTGGTAGGACACAGAAGGCTGGGATCACCAAATCGGGGCGGCTCATCATGTGGGAG GCTCCCCCGATGGGTGCTGCAGGAGGCCCTTCTCTCCCAGGAGCCACCGAGCAGCTCCAGCCTCAGTTTGTATCTCGCTTTCTGGAGGGCCAGTCTGGGGTGACCATCAAACATGTGTCCTGCGGTGATCTCTTCACAGCCTGCCTCACAG acAGGGGGATAATCATGACTTTCGGCAGCGGCAGCAACGGCTGTTTGGGGCACGGAAACTTCACGGACGTAAGCCAG CCCAAGATCGTGGAGGCCCTGCTGGGCTACGAGATGGTGCAGGTGGCCTGTGGCGCGTCTCACGTCCTGGCGGTTTCCAATGAACGGGAAGTGtttgcctggggcaggggggataaTG GTCGGCTTGGGCTGGGTACCCTGGAGTGCCACAACTCCCCCCAACAGGTCACAGTCCCCCCAGAGCACGAGGCTCAGAGGGTCATCTGCGGCATCGATTCCTCCATGGTCCTCACAGTGAAGAACCAGATTCTTGCTTGTGGGAGCAACAG GTGTAACAAGCTGGGCCTAGATCGGATCAGCTCAGCAGAGGAGCCTTCCCCAGAGGACCAGGTGGAAGAGGCCACCATGTTCACATGTGCTCAGTCGTCCCCTTTGAACCATGAGCCGATTGTGTGTGCTGACATTGGTACAGCGCACTCGGCTGCAGTCACAG CTTCTGGCCAGTGTTACACCTTTGGGAGCAACCAGCATGGGCAACTGGGCACCAACTCCTGCCGCAACAGCCGCGTACCCCACCTGGTTGTGGGGCTCCAGGCGATGAAGGTCACCGTGGTGGCTTGTGGGGATGCCTTCACTGTGGCCATTGGAGCAG ATGGCGAGGTGTGCACGTGGGGGAAAGGAGCCAGGGGACGCCTGGGCAGGAAGGATGAGGAAACGGGAACCCCAAAGCCAGTGCAGCTGGAGGAGACGCATCCATACCTGGTGACCTCCGTAGCCTGCTGCCACGGGAACACGCTGCTGGCAGTAAAAC CTGCCGTGGAAGAGTCTCCTTCCCAGTGA
- the TLCD1 gene encoding TLC domain-containing protein 1 → MGPGWRAASAALVGGSVAIFGGLRRAALALPRPDAVRSRPGRVWRWRNLLVSFAHSVLAGLWALFSLWNSPELLSDIQDGYSVSGHLLVCFSSGYFIHDSLDIIFNHQSRSSWEYLVHHAMAISAFVSLIITGRFLVAAMLLLLVEVSNIFLTVRMLLKMSNVPSPALYEANKYVNLVMYFIFRLAPQSYLTWYFLRYVEVQGQGAFLTANLLLLDAMILMYFSRLLRSDFFPSLRKGSAGRDVDGEKFLID, encoded by the exons ATGGGCCCGGGCTGGCGGGCGGCCTCGGCGGCGCTGGTGGGCGGCAGCGTGGCGATCTTCGGGGGGCTGCGACGAGCCGCGCTGGCCCTGCCCCGGCCCGACGCCGTGCGGAGCCGCCCCGGCCGCGTCTGGCGTTGGCGGAACCTCCTGGTCTCTTTCGCACACTCCGTGTTGGCCGGGCTATGGGCCCTCTTCAG cctctgGAACTCCCCGGAGCTGCTCTCCGACATCCAGGACGGCTACAGCGTCTCAGGGCACCTGCTGGTCTGCTTCTCCTCGG GCTACTTCATCCACGACAGCCTTGACATCATCTTCAACCACCAGTCTCGCTCGTCTTGGGAGTACCTGGTGCACCACGCCATG gcCATCTCTGCCTTCGTCTCGCTCATCATCACAGGGCGTTTCCTGGTggcagcgatgctgctgctgctggtggaggtAAGCAACATCTTCCTCACTGTCCGCATGCTGCTGAAGATGAGCAACGTGCCTTCCCCGGCGCTCTACGAGGCCAACAAGTATGTCAACCTGGTGATGTACTTCATCTTCCGCCTGGCGCCTCAGTCTTACCTCACCTGGTACTTCCTCCGCTACGTGGAAGTGCAGGGCCAGGGTGCCTTCCTCACCGCCAACCTCCTGCTGCTCGACGCCATGATCCTCATGTACTTCTCCCGCCTCCTGCGCTCcgatttcttcccctccctgcgcAAGGGCTCTGCGGGGAGAGACGTAGATGGTGAGAAGTTCCTGATAGAC